The Chroicocephalus ridibundus chromosome 3, bChrRid1.1, whole genome shotgun sequence genome has a segment encoding these proteins:
- the PRPH2 gene encoding peripherin-2, with amino-acid sequence MALLKVKFNQKKRVKLAQGLWLMNWFSVFAGIIVFSMGLFLKIELRKRSEVMDNSESHFVPNSLILMGILSCAFNGFAGKICYDSLDPTKFAKWKPLLKPYLALCFFFNILIFFVALICFLMRGSLESTLAQGLKNSMKFYRDTDTPGRCFMKKTIDMLQIEFKCCGNNGFKDWFEIQWISNRYLDFSSKEVKDRIKSNVDGRYLVDGVPFSCCNPSSPRPCIQYQVTNNSAHYSYDYQTEELNLWRRGCREALLHYYSSMMSSMGAVVLLVWLFEMVVMVGLRLLHTSLESIANPEDPECESEGWILENSLKDTLKSALENLKKIGKFNQVEADGEGAEGEEGGKTPAITTVS; translated from the exons ATGGCACTGCTGAAAGTTAAATTCAACCAGAAGAAAAGGGTAAAACTAGCCCAGGGACTATGGCTCATGAACTGGTTTTCAGTGTTTGCTGGAATCATTGTTTTTAGTATGGGGTTGTTCCTCAAAATTGAACTCCGGAAGCGAAGCGAAGTGATGGACAATTCTGAAAGCCACTTTGTGCCCAATTCTTTGATATTGATGGGTATATTATCCTGCGCCTTCAATGGTTTTGCTGGCAAAATTTGTTACGATTCTTTGGATCCCACTAAATTTGCCAAGTGGAAGCCTTTGCTGAAACCTTACCTGGCactgtgtttcttctttaacaTACTCATTTTCTTCGTTGCTCTGATTTGCTTTCTCATGCGGGGCTCTCTGGAGAGCACACTGGCCCAGGGGCTCAAGAACAGCATGAAGTTCTACCGGGACACAGACACCCCCGGAAGGTGCTTCATGAAGAAGACCATTGACATGCTCCAAATTGAGTTCAAATGCTGTGGGAACAACGGCTTCAAAGATTGGTTCGAAATTCAGTGGATCAGCAACAGATACCTGGACTTCAGCTCCAAAGAAGTGAAAGA TCGGATCAAAAGCAATGTGGACGGAAGGTACTTGGTGGACGGCGTCCCTTTCAGCTGCTGCAACCCCAGCTCCCCGAGACCCTGCATCCAGTACCAGGTCACCAACAACTCGGCTCACTACAGCTACGACTACCAAACGGAGGAGCTCAACCTCTGGCGCCGCGGCTGCCGGGAAGCCCTCCTGCACTACTACAGCAGCATGATGAGCTCCATGGGCGCCGTCGTCCTCCTCGTCTGGCTTTTTGAG ATGGTGGTGATGGTTGGCTTGCGTCTCCTACACACCTCTCTGGAAAGCATCGCAAATCCCGAAGACCCTGAATGTGAAAGTGAAGGGTGGATCCTGGAGAACAGCCTGAAAGACACTTTGAAGTCTGCGCTGGAGAATTTGAAAAAGATTGGTAAGTTCAATCAGGTGGAAGCAGATGGCGAAGGAGCCGAAGGAGAGGAAGGTGGGAAGACGCCAGCCATCACAACGGTCAGTTGA